The proteins below are encoded in one region of Triticum aestivum cultivar Chinese Spring chromosome 1B, IWGSC CS RefSeq v2.1, whole genome shotgun sequence:
- the LOC123085329 gene encoding uncharacterized protein yields the protein MSAVSSRTGRAPPAAPMATADLEAAIAALPVRKQRLRETFDRLVACAPPHYHLPFTWDDIDAHVSSLHASLALRFRQMQQQQQQPHSGVPVSAPAAPDDEQPHPGVPVSPTATPIGEQPDPCVLVSATHGESIQEDEEMVREEEDASPAQEDDRVEDAGMGFAGAPWRQAGGTRDQEFPVPVRAHYARHAGSPILRQPYTASPPDVHSQLNLPMLQRQQPFMPYQQQEFPAMAVVAMNNYNIPPMVHQPYYNIPPVVQQPYYNIPPMVQQPYFRQEFSPDFRREFSPDFRQEFLPDVTRQPLMVQRPYSPYFRREFSPDFRREFLPDVTRQPPTGIDHVLQEQQYMAMAHHQPYFPQQQYMARHQPHFPAAQAASAHGQGSNAAKRRPLNRSIDTDNINVRISEPSKKSRTIREHEPYQNKTIYDYF from the coding sequence ATGTCGGCCGTGTCGTCGCGGACTGGTCGCGCCCCGCCGGCGGCGCCGATGGCGACGGCTGACCTGGAGGCCGCCATCGCGGCGCTCCCCGTCAGGAAGCAGCGCCTGCGGGAGACCTTCGACCGCCTCGTCGCCTGCGCGCCGCCCCATTACCATCTCCCCTTCACCTGGGACGACATCGACGCCCATGTCTCCTCCCTCCACGCCTCCCTCGCCCTCCGCTTCCGCcagatgcagcagcagcagcagcagccacacTCCGGCGTCCCCGTGTCCGCACCCGCGGCCCCCGACGACGAGCAGCCCCACCCCGGCGTCCCCGTGTCCCCCACCGCAACCCCCATCGGCGAGCAGCCCGACCCTTGCGTCCTCGTGTCCGCAACCCACGGCGAGTCCATCCAGGAGGACGAGGAGATGGTTagggaggaggaagacgcctctccTGCTCAAGAGGATGATAGAGTGGAGGACGCAGGCATGGGCTTTGCGGGGGCGCCATGGCGCCAGGCCGGAGGAACTCGTGATCAAGAGTTTCCTGTTCCGGTGCGGGCTCACTACGCCCGGCACGCCGGCAGCCCTATACTTCGGCAGCCATACACGGCGTCCCCGCCTGATGTGCATAGCCAGCTGAATCTTCCCATGCTCCAGCGACAACAACCATTCATGCCGTACCAGCAGCAGGAGTTTCCTGCCATGGCGGTGGTGGCCATGAATAACTACAATATTCCTCCCATGGTCCACCAGCCGTACTACAATATTCCTCCGGTGGTCCAGCAGCCGTACTACAATATTCCTCCCATGGTGCAGCAGCCGTACTTCAGGCAAGAATTCTCCCCTGATTTCAGGCGAGAATTCTCCCCTGATTTCAGGCAAGAATTCCTCCCTGATGTGACGAGGCAGCCCCTGATGGTGCAGCGGCCGTACTCGCCGTACTTCAGGCGAGAATTCTCCCCTGATTTCAGGCGAGAATTCCTCCCTGATGTGACGAGGCAGCCCCCGACGGGCATTGACCATGTGCTCCAGGAGCAGCAGTACATGGCCATGGCGCACCATCAGCCATACTTCCCACAGCAGCAGTACATGGCGCGCCACCAGCCCCACTTCCCTGCTGCACAGGCTGCTAGTGCTCATGGTCAGGGATCAAACGCTGCTAAGCGTCGACCGCTGAACAGGAGTATCGATACGGACAACATCAATGTGCGTATTAGCGAGCCAAGTAAGAAGAGCAGGACTATCCGCGAGCACGAGCCATATCAAAATAAGACCATATATGATTATTTCTGA